The DNA sequence CGGCACAGAGAGAAACTCCGCCGGCTTGTTGACCACGGCGATCGCCTCATCCTGATAGATAATGGAGAGATCTTTGCCCTCGGCGGGATTGTTCAGCAGTGGGTTGTCATCCAGCGCTATGCCACTCAGCATATGGGCCAAAATCGGCTCACACTTACCGTGACAGGCGCCATAGAACTGCTTGTGCTGCTTCACCTCCGATTTGGGCGATGCCCCCCACCAGAACTCCGCCATGGCGACGGGCTTGAGGCCGTTGGCGAAGGCAAACTGCAACAGCTTAGGCGCGGCGCATTCTCCCGCACCAGCAGGAGGTAATCCTTTTGGCGACAGGCTTTTAGTTGAGAGGCTAAATAGTGTGTTGAGATCTTTGACCTCCCCCGCCTGATTCAAGAAGCAGTACTGGGCAAACAGCTTACGCTGCAGCGCGTTGGACTGACTGGCCCTCTGCTGCTTAAGCACCTCAATCTCATCTTGCAGCGCGCTTAGGCGATGCTCGCGCTCGGCGATCTGACTATCCCACTGCTCATTTAACAGCCTTAGCCTGTGCTTCTCGGCCACGCTCTCGCGGCCAAGTTGTTGCTGCAAATCCTCGAATGCCTGGGCATCTAGCCGCTCACCGGCCACACGTCTGGCCTTACGCGCCTTACGATTTTCGATGATCTCTGCCCGCAGCTCGGCCACCGCTGCGGCTTTACCAGCGTTTAATGTGTTTAGCTCATCACTAAGCGATGCAAGTTCTGGCGCCTGCTGCAGCGATTCAAGCTCAGCAGTTAACTGATTGATGGCCAGCTGCTCGCCGTGAAAGAAGCTGTCCTGGGTCAGCATGTCGAACACCGGCGGCACGAAGCCCGGCAGTAGATTCTGCTCGGCTAACTTACCGGAAAACGCCTTGAGATAGCCAAGCTCGCCATCAGCCTTTTGCACCACCAGCACGCCAAACATCTTACCTATGGCGCCTTCGCGCGGCCCCGTCAGGCCAAAGTTATGTTGCCAGGTCTGTTGCTGCTCTAAATGCGCTTGCAGCTCGCTGGCCGCCAGCTCACACAGCCTGTGGGGCTCATAATAAAAGGGAAAGGTAAACCGCTCAGGCAGCGCTATGCCCTCGATTGAGGTGCTAAAGGGGGTGAAACATTGCTGGGCACAGTACATGGCGTCTGACATCTTGAGTAAATAGGCGATAAGGGGGCCCATTTGGCATTAGGGTCCTTACTGAAAGTGGGGATTTTACGCGCTCACGCCGATGAAGTCATGGGACTGACGTAATAATTTGCGCCTTGAGGACACGATACTAGCCTATCCGTAACACTTGGCTATTCGTGATACTAGGCCGTCCGTGACACTAGCCGAGGCTGTATCAGGAGGCAGTTGATGTAACGTAGCGCAACATAGACCACCACAATTGTCGCCACCACCAACTCCAGCGCCGCGAGATCTCGCACCTGCTGCACATACTCGGCTTTTATCCCCTCTAATACCATCCAGTTGGCCATCTTAAACAGCGCCGTGCTGCCTATCACCATGGGGAAGGTAAACGCCGCATAGCCGGGGCTAAAGGGCAGCCTGAGGAGCTTATAAAACGCCAAGTAGATGATGGCTGTCATCAACACGGCTATGCCAAATAACAGGGCGATGATCACCGGCGATGGCGTCACTGTCACCGTTAGATAGCCTGCCAGCGAGAGGCTGGCCGGCGCCGCCAGAATCGCCAACGTAGGCTTGGCCGCATCGGGCACCTCATGGGTGAACATGAGGCGATAGATCATCATGGGCAGCATCACGGCATAGGCCAACATGCCGAAGACCAGAGTGCCCTGGGCAATAGTCGCCAGCACAGGATTGCCGGAGAAGGACACATCCGCAACCACTATGCCCACCGGCGGCACAAACCAGCTGGGCACCATGTGGTGCAGCTCAAAATCCTTCGCCCTGTGATAGATAAAGCTCACCAGGAAGACGATATGCAGCGCTACAGCCGCCAACCACAGGGCGTCGCCCGCAACCGGAAAGAATTGCCCCAATGAGTTAGACACCACCATGGTCGCCATCGCGAAGGTAGGCACCACACTGCCGACGACCGGGTGGGCGAGATCTTGCCTTAAAAGATGGTTATGAAAGAAAAACTTAACGCTCAAGACGGCTAGCAAGACGCTGGCCAGGGCGGCGCCAGCCCACTGACCATAGCCATGAAGCTCAGTGAAGTTTTCCCAACACCAACCTAGGCTTGCAATGCCTAGCGCCAAGCCCGCCATAGGTGTGGGGACGCCCATTACTGCCTTTTTCGTTTTATGAATCATCACGGTCTCAATCAAGTTTCTTGCTGTGAAGCGATAATACTCTTGCCTTTCGTTTCGTTATATCTAATTATTTATAACCAACGTTCAGAATAACTAAACGCGCATCATCTATGGCCAGCCACATCTCGCTCAAGCAACTCAAGGTCTTTAGCACCCTCACCCAACACAAGACCCTAACGGCCGCGGCCGACGGCCTGTTTCTCTCCAAGGCGGCGGTGAGTATGGCGCTGTCGGAGCTTGAGAAGCAGCTCGGCCACAACCTGTTTGACCGGGTGAACAACCGTCTCATCCTCAATCAGGAGGGACACAAGTTGCAGCCTCTGGCCGATGAGCTCCTACACAGAGCCGGCGATATCGAGCAGCTGTTTAACGATGAACAGTCACTCTCGGGTCTGCTGCGCATCGGTGCCAGTGATACCTTGGGCAATCAGGTGGCCCCCTATCTGCTGAGTGACTTTCGCCGACATACCCAGCACGAATTGCAGAGCCTGTTTATCTCTAACTCGACGCAGATCTGCGATATGCTGATCGCCTACGAGCTGGATATCGCGCTGATCGAGGGTAAGATCCAGCACCCAGAACTCGATGCAACCCCCTTCAGCTCAGATGAGATGTGCGTGATCTGCCCGCCAGATCATCCCCTGCCAGCAGATAGCGATATCCCCTTGCATCACCTCGAGGCCAGTCACTGGATCCTGCGCGAAGCCGGCTCAGGCTCCAGGGAATTTTTCCTGCGAGTCGTCGCCCCGAGGCTAGAGCAATGGCATGAAGCCTTTCAGCTCAACAACACAGAGGCCCTGATCAACTCGGTCTCGGCCGGCCTTGGCCTCGCCTGCCTGTCACGCTTGTCCGCCGAACCGGCGATCCGCGACGGACGAGTAAAGGTACTTAGCCTGCCGCTAAACATGAAGCGCCGCTTCTGGTTACTGGTCCACAAGGAGAAGTATCTGAGTCCACTACTGAAGACCTTTATCGCCTTCTGTCATGACTGGGAGCGGGAACATCAGCTGTAGGGTAATATTTAACGCCAATCTTAAGGGGTATTTCGCGAGCTTGTTTTGATCTAAATCGAGATCTGAACAAATGAATTTATTACCTATCAGCCGCAAGGGAATCTTGATAGTTGCTTCTACTAAACTGGTTCTTTGAAAGGTCCTTGAAGGCCGCTATCTTCATGGCAACCTAACGCCTCTCCGATTTAACCTGATCATCTACAACTAGACATCACTTTTGTAGAATTAAGGTCTAGCGCTAAACGCTATCACTTAGTCTTTCTAATTGTATGCAACTGGTTGAAATTACGAACTCCCGATAAAAGTGGTAAAAAAATGTATTTAAGTAACAAAGTATCAGGCAGTGTCCAAGAATATGGCATTCAAAAAAAAGTGCCGATTGCTTGAAACGGGAGAAAACCTGTACTCAAAAAGCTTAATAATTAAAGGCTGTTAAGGTATAAATGAACCACCACTAAAGGGATTAAGAAGGTACAATGAAAAGACATGCTTCGTTATCGGCATGGTTGTTTGTAATCATGATTGTTGTTGGAATTGTCGGTGTGTTTTTCACCGGTTTTTTAGCCTTGAAAATATATCGTAAATATAGGCCCTTCCCAGAACCATCAGAGGAATATAGCTTACTTGCATACAAAAACATTCAAGCAGATGGCTTCTTTAAGACTTTTTTCGTCGGCGTACTGATAAGTTCACCGGTTCTTTATTATCTGATCACAGAGCTTTAAAACAGTTGTTATCGAATTAAATAACATCAAATCGAAGAGACGTTAGATGACTGGTGTAAACACGTTTTTGGCCTTCGAAATCATGAATGATTTCGCAGAGCCCACAGGGATGTGCTCGTGGCGTGCCAAAAAAGTGTTTGCACGATCCTCGCCGGACAGGCGTTAGGCTGCAGTTAAGACTCGACTTAAATCCCACTCAAAAGAACAATCCAGGTAAACGCAAACATTTAAAATTCCCCGAAGTAAGCAACGCCAAGTAAATCAAACACAACCTGAGAATGAAATCAGGGATTTCGCCCTCTCCTCCTACCAGCACCAAAATGTAATTAATTACACCCACCACGTTTGACATAATGAACACCGATTGGCAGACTGGTGGTCAACAAATGTGCTTTTTCACATTTTGCTATCCTTAAGAAAGGCGATAGCCAAGGCCTGTAGCGGCCTCACCAGGCTACACAGACGTCACGCATCGGGTGACATACCAATCGACCAAACGGGTGATCTATGCCAATAACACAGACTACAAGTGCTAAGAAATCCAAACCAATTATCTTGATGACCATGGGTCAGCAAGACAGGAACCAGCATCCCTACCAGGTGATGACCCACAAATATATGCAGCCGATTGTGGAGATCGCCGGGGCCATCCCGCTGCTGATGCCCACCTGTTTCGGCATAGAAGATGTAGACCGCTACCTGGATATGGTCGATGGCGTCTATCTCTCGGGCGCGGGCTCCAATATCGACCCTAGCCTCTATGGCCAGGAAAACCTCACCCCGGAAAAAAGCCAAGATGTAAATCGCGACACCGTCGATCTGGCCATCATAGCCGGCGCCCTCAAGCGTAAGTTGCCTATCTTAGGGATCTGCCGCGGCATGCAGGAGCTCAATATCGCACTGGGTGGCACCCTGTATCAGAAGGTCTATAGCGAGCCAGGTTTCGATGATCACCGTGAAGATCCACAGACCCCAAACCATGTGCAATATGGCCCAAGACACCCCATCAAGACGGTGCCCGGCAGTTGGCTGGCCAAGCTGATTGGCGATAAGACCATGGTCAACTCCCTCCACGGCCAGGGGATCTGTACCCTGGGCAAGGGGCTAGAGGCATTAGCCTATGGCGAAGATGGCCTGATCGAGGCGATCCATGGCCCGGACTATGGTCAGTTTATCCTCGGCGTACAGTGGCACCCCGAGTGGCAGGCTAATGACAACCCGGATTCAATCAAGCTGTTCCAGGCCTTCGGCAGCGCCTGTCGCGGCGAGGTCAGCTGGCAATCGGCCAACGACGCTAAATTAACCGCCTAATCGAACACGCCTTGTCTGTCATTTTGTGATCTAGACCGACTTTATTCCTCTCCCCCAACCGATATTTGGGCAAAAGCACAAATATCGGTTGCACATAAGTTAAATATTAGGAAGCTGGCACGAAGCCAGATTGTCCGATTCTCCGGATAATAGTGCCAGCCTGAAAACCCTTTGCTCCCGCGCTTGGAGCGAGTTAACGGGTCATCGCTAGATCAAACCAACAAATATAGCCAACAAATATAACCCAATACAGGGACACCCTATGAGCCTAGTACTGATCTTGATCGCCGTGATAGCCTTCATCGTTATCGCGACATCTAAATTTAAGCTTCACCCCTTCCTAACCCTCATTCTCGCCTCTTTCATCGCCGCCTTTGCCTACGGGCTACCCAGTGCCGATGTGGCAAAAACCATCACCTCCGGCTTCGGCGGTATCCTGGGCTATATCGGCCTGGTTATCGTGCTGGGTACCATCATAGGTACCATATTGGAGAAGAGCGGCGCGGCCATCACCATGGCCGACGTGGTGATTAAGGTGCTCGGAAAGCGCTTCCCGACCCTGACCATGTCGATCATAGGTTACCTGGTCTCCATCCCGGTATTTTGTGACTCGGGCTTCGTGATCCTTAACTCGCTCAAGCAGTCGATGGCCAACCGCATGAAGGTATCAAGCGTCTCCATGAGCGTCGCCCTGGCTACCGGCCTGTATGCTACCCACACCTTCGTGCCGCCAACG is a window from the Shewanella loihica PV-4 genome containing:
- a CDS encoding LysR substrate-binding domain-containing protein; protein product: MASHISLKQLKVFSTLTQHKTLTAAADGLFLSKAAVSMALSELEKQLGHNLFDRVNNRLILNQEGHKLQPLADELLHRAGDIEQLFNDEQSLSGLLRIGASDTLGNQVAPYLLSDFRRHTQHELQSLFISNSTQICDMLIAYELDIALIEGKIQHPELDATPFSSDEMCVICPPDHPLPADSDIPLHHLEASHWILREAGSGSREFFLRVVAPRLEQWHEAFQLNNTEALINSVSAGLGLACLSRLSAEPAIRDGRVKVLSLPLNMKRRFWLLVHKEKYLSPLLKTFIAFCHDWEREHQL
- a CDS encoding gamma-glutamyl-gamma-aminobutyrate hydrolase family protein, with the translated sequence MPITQTTSAKKSKPIILMTMGQQDRNQHPYQVMTHKYMQPIVEIAGAIPLLMPTCFGIEDVDRYLDMVDGVYLSGAGSNIDPSLYGQENLTPEKSQDVNRDTVDLAIIAGALKRKLPILGICRGMQELNIALGGTLYQKVYSEPGFDDHREDPQTPNHVQYGPRHPIKTVPGSWLAKLIGDKTMVNSLHGQGICTLGKGLEALAYGEDGLIEAIHGPDYGQFILGVQWHPEWQANDNPDSIKLFQAFGSACRGEVSWQSANDAKLTA
- a CDS encoding TDT family transporter, with the translated sequence MIHKTKKAVMGVPTPMAGLALGIASLGWCWENFTELHGYGQWAGAALASVLLAVLSVKFFFHNHLLRQDLAHPVVGSVVPTFAMATMVVSNSLGQFFPVAGDALWLAAVALHIVFLVSFIYHRAKDFELHHMVPSWFVPPVGIVVADVSFSGNPVLATIAQGTLVFGMLAYAVMLPMMIYRLMFTHEVPDAAKPTLAILAAPASLSLAGYLTVTVTPSPVIIALLFGIAVLMTAIIYLAFYKLLRLPFSPGYAAFTFPMVIGSTALFKMANWMVLEGIKAEYVQQVRDLAALELVVATIVVVYVALRYINCLLIQPRLVSRTA
- a CDS encoding RluA family pseudouridine synthase — protein: MYCAQQCFTPFSTSIEGIALPERFTFPFYYEPHRLCELAASELQAHLEQQQTWQHNFGLTGPREGAIGKMFGVLVVQKADGELGYLKAFSGKLAEQNLLPGFVPPVFDMLTQDSFFHGEQLAINQLTAELESLQQAPELASLSDELNTLNAGKAAAVAELRAEIIENRKARKARRVAGERLDAQAFEDLQQQLGRESVAEKHRLRLLNEQWDSQIAEREHRLSALQDEIEVLKQQRASQSNALQRKLFAQYCFLNQAGEVKDLNTLFSLSTKSLSPKGLPPAGAGECAAPKLLQFAFANGLKPVAMAEFWWGASPKSEVKQHKQFYGACHGKCEPILAHMLSGIALDDNPLLNNPAEGKDLSIIYQDEAIAVVNKPAEFLSVPGKHVTDSVYSRMRQAFPKATGPLIVHRLDMSTSGLMVIALSSEANTALVQQFIGRTVEKRYLARVAGEVQGEEGEITLPLRVDLDDRPRQLVCFEHGKHAHTYWLVKSRGEGTTLLSLFPKTGRTHQLRVHCAHQDGLGMPIIGDDLYGAKANRLHLHAQYLAFNHPISGERVSFSCDPDF